A stretch of the Erpetoichthys calabaricus chromosome 3, fErpCal1.3, whole genome shotgun sequence genome encodes the following:
- the LOC114648810 gene encoding tubulin alpha-1B chain-like, with translation MRECISIHVGQAGVQIGNACWELYCLEHGIQPDGQMPSDKTIGGGDDSFNTFFSETGAGKHVPRAVFVDLEPTVIDEVRSGTYRQLFHPEQLITGKEDAANNYARGHYTIGKEIIDLVLDRIRKLADQCTGLQGFLVFHSFGGGTGSGFTSLLMERLSVDYGKKSKLEFSIYPAPQVSTAVVEPYNSILTTHTTLEHSDCAFMVDNEAIYDICRRNLDIERPTYTNLNRLISQIVSSITASLRFDGALNVDLTEFQTNLVPYPRIHFPLATYAPVISAEKAYHEQLSVAEITNACFEPANQMVKCDPRHGKYMACCLLYRGDVVPKDVNAAIANIKTKRTIQFVDWCPTGFKVGINYQPPTVVPGGDLAKVQRAVCMLSNTTAIAEAWARLDHKFDLMYAKRAFVHWYVGEGMEEGEFSEAREDMAALEKDYEEVGVDSIEGEGEEEGEEY, from the exons CGTGAGTGCATCTCCATCCACGTTGGACAGGCTGGGGTCCAGATTGGCAATGCCTGCTGGGAGCTGTATTGCCTAGAGCATGGTATCCAACCAGATGGACAGATGCCAAGTGACAAGACTATTGGAGGAGGAGATGACTCTTTCAACACGTTTTTCAGTGAAACTGGAGCTGGCAAACATGTTCCCAGAGCTGTGTTTGTGGATCTGGAGCCAACTGTCATTG ATGAGGTACGTTCAGGTACCTACAGACAGCTTTTCCACCCGGAACAACTAATCACTGGAAAGGAAGATGCGGCCAACAATTACGCTCGTGGACACTACACCATTGGCAAAGAAATTATTGACCTGGTTCTAGACAGGATTCGTAAACTG GCTGACCAGTGCACAGGTCTCCAGGGCTTCCTTGTCTTCCACAGCTTTGGTGGTGGCACTGGGTCTGGTTTCACTTCCTTGTTGATGGAGCGACTTTCTGTTGACTATGGGAAAAAATCAAAGCTAGAATTTTCCATCTATCCAGCACCACAAGTGTCCACAGCTGTTGTAGAGCCCTATAACTCCATCTTGACAACCCACACCACACTTGAGCACTCGGACTGTGCCTTCATGGTAGACAATGAAGCTATCTATGATATTTGCCGCAGAAACCTTGACATTGAGCGCCCCACTTACACCAACCTTAACAGACTGATCAGCCAGATTGTGTCATCCATCACAGCTTCTTTGCGTTTTGATGGGGCTCTGAATGTCGATTTGACAGAATTCCAGACCAACTTGGTGCCCTACCCTCGTATCCACTTCCCCCTAGCTACCTATGCCCCAGTCATTTCTGCTGAGAAAGCCTATCATGAGCAGCTTTCAGTGGCTGAGATCACGAATGCCTGCTTTGAGCCAGCCAACCAGATGGTTAAGTGTGACCCTCGCCATGGCAAATACATGGCCTGCTGCCTGCTGTACCGTGGTGATGTGGTACCCAAAGATGTCAATGCTGCTATTGCTAATATCAAGACCAAGCGCACCATCCAGTTCGTGGACTGGTGTCCTACTGGTTTCAAGGTGGGCATCAACTACCAGCCCCCTACTGTAGTACCTGGAGGTGATCTTGCCAAGGTTCAGAGGGCAGTGTGCATGCTAAGCAATACGACTGCTATTGCTGAGGCTTGGGCACGTCTTGATCACAAATTTGACTTAATGTATGCCAAGCGTGCTTTTGTCCACTGGTATGTTGGTGAGGGTATGGAGGAAGGGGAGTTCTCTGAGGCACGTGAAGACATGGCTGCCTTGGAGAAAGACTACGAGGAAGTAGGGGTTGATTCAATTGAAGGAGAAGGTGAGGAGGAGGGAGAGGAGTATTAA